A window of Lacibacter sediminis contains these coding sequences:
- a CDS encoding glycoside hydrolase family 43 protein: MMKKYLFVIGLMVCVSSNAVAQTKQAINPVIHADVPDLSMIRVGKNYYMSSTTMHMSPGVPIMKSTDLVNWKLIGYAYDTLVSNDEMNLVNGKSTYGRGSWASSIRYYKGTYYVSTFAATSGKTHIYSTKNIEKGPWKEITFRPDLHDHSLYFDDDGKVYMIYGNRKLTLVELKDDLSGIKENGIKQVIIEDATQSSQSIGQSGLGEGSQLFKANGMYYLFNITWPRAGMRTVVIHRAKQLTGPWEGRIALQDLGVAQGGLIDMPDGRWFSYLFRDYGAVGRIPYLVPVKWEDGWPVLGENGKVPAKLNLPASKGLIPGIVVSDEFNRKKGEAVLPLAWQWNHNPDNRFWSVTARKGFLRLTTGRVDTSFLSARNSLTQRTIGPVCTGVTALDVSNMKDGDIAGLALLQKNYGLIAVLVTGATKELVMINASTGQPEEAKRIPLAQSTVYLKAECNFTDRKDVADFFYSVDGTNWTPFGTQLKMRYTLPHFMGYRFTLFNYATKEAGGFVDFDYFRISDKVSKKD, encoded by the coding sequence ATGATGAAGAAATATTTATTTGTTATAGGACTAATGGTTTGTGTAAGTTCTAATGCAGTTGCACAAACTAAGCAGGCAATCAACCCTGTTATTCATGCTGACGTACCCGATCTGTCAATGATACGTGTGGGTAAAAATTATTACATGAGCAGTACCACCATGCACATGAGTCCCGGTGTGCCTATCATGAAATCGACTGATCTTGTAAACTGGAAACTGATCGGCTATGCTTATGACACGTTAGTGAGCAATGATGAGATGAATCTTGTAAATGGTAAATCAACTTATGGCCGTGGCTCATGGGCCAGCAGTATCCGTTATTACAAAGGCACTTATTACGTTTCAACATTTGCGGCAACCAGCGGCAAAACACATATCTACAGCACAAAGAATATTGAAAAGGGCCCATGGAAAGAAATTACGTTCCGTCCCGACCTGCATGATCATTCCTTGTATTTCGATGATGATGGCAAAGTGTACATGATCTATGGCAACCGAAAGTTGACATTGGTTGAATTAAAAGATGATCTGTCAGGTATTAAAGAGAATGGCATCAAGCAAGTGATCATTGAAGATGCAACACAATCCAGTCAATCTATTGGACAAAGTGGTTTAGGCGAAGGTTCGCAACTCTTCAAAGCAAACGGCATGTACTATCTGTTCAACATTACATGGCCAAGAGCTGGTATGCGCACAGTGGTGATCCATCGTGCAAAACAACTTACCGGTCCGTGGGAAGGCAGAATTGCATTGCAGGATCTCGGTGTTGCACAAGGCGGATTAATTGATATGCCCGATGGCAGATGGTTTTCTTATTTGTTTCGTGACTACGGAGCAGTAGGTCGCATCCCCTATCTCGTTCCTGTTAAATGGGAAGATGGTTGGCCGGTATTAGGTGAAAACGGAAAAGTTCCGGCAAAACTTAACTTACCTGCAAGCAAAGGATTGATTCCGGGTATTGTTGTATCTGATGAATTTAATCGAAAAAAAGGCGAAGCTGTATTACCACTTGCCTGGCAATGGAATCACAACCCTGATAATCGCTTTTGGTCGGTTACTGCACGCAAAGGTTTTTTACGATTAACAACCGGTAGAGTTGATACAAGTTTTCTTTCAGCAAGAAATTCATTAACGCAACGCACCATTGGTCCTGTTTGTACCGGTGTTACGGCATTGGATGTATCAAACATGAAAGATGGTGATATTGCAGGATTGGCTTTGTTGCAAAAAAATTATGGATTGATTGCTGTGCTTGTAACAGGTGCTACTAAAGAATTGGTGATGATCAATGCAAGTACAGGGCAACCGGAGGAAGCAAAGCGTATTCCTCTTGCACAGTCAACTGTTTACCTGAAAGCAGAATGCAATTTTACCGACAGGAAAGATGTGGCCGATTTCTTTTACAGTGTTGATGGAACGAACTGGACACCATTCGGCACACAATTGAAAATGCGCTATACACTTCCGCATTTTATGGGCTATCGTTTTACATTGTTCAACTATGCAACAAAAGAAGCAGGTGGCTTTGTTGATTTTGACTATTTCAGGATCAGTGATAAGGTTTCTAAAAAAGACTAA
- a CDS encoding family 43 glycosylhydrolase gives MTRLKRIFFVCVIFYFTANTLLAQNPFIRDQFTADPTARVFNNKVYVFPSHDILAQEGKGRVGWFCMEDYHVFSSENLADWTDHGVIVTQNKVPWVRPDSYSMWAPDCIERNGKYYFYFPTAAKDTVTYGRGFTIGVAVADKPEGPYIPQETPIKGVRGIDPNVFIDKDGQAYLYWSAGNIYGAKLKANMLELDSEVKTLGELPTKGLKEGPFVFERNGIYYMTYPHVENKIERLEYAIGTNPLGPFKIVGAIMDESPTGCWTNHHSIIEFKKQWYLFYHHNDYSPKFDKARSISLDSLSFNADGTIQKVIPTLRGVGVTAANKQIQIDRYTQLSEQGTSIAFHDTVNTFKGWKTLFAAAGAWIQYNSVDFGKKTLKTITANVLSTNGAVLQVRTDAVDGPVIAEIKIPPTKEWTIVNAPVLKFQTGVKNLFVVLKEHGLFEIDWVRFQ, from the coding sequence ATGACAAGGTTAAAAAGAATATTTTTCGTTTGTGTGATTTTTTACTTCACTGCAAATACGTTGCTTGCCCAAAATCCATTTATCAGGGATCAGTTTACAGCCGATCCTACTGCAAGAGTATTCAACAACAAAGTATATGTTTTCCCCTCGCATGATATTCTTGCGCAGGAAGGCAAAGGACGTGTTGGTTGGTTTTGTATGGAAGATTATCATGTCTTCTCTTCCGAAAACTTAGCCGACTGGACAGATCATGGTGTAATTGTTACGCAGAATAAAGTGCCGTGGGTGCGTCCTGACAGTTACAGCATGTGGGCACCCGATTGTATTGAACGCAATGGAAAATATTATTTCTATTTTCCTACAGCTGCAAAAGATACGGTTACTTATGGCAGAGGGTTTACCATCGGTGTTGCTGTGGCTGATAAACCGGAAGGTCCATACATTCCACAGGAAACCCCGATAAAAGGCGTTCGTGGAATTGATCCGAATGTGTTTATTGATAAAGATGGCCAGGCTTATCTGTACTGGTCTGCAGGAAATATTTATGGCGCCAAACTGAAAGCAAATATGCTGGAGCTGGATTCGGAAGTAAAAACATTAGGTGAACTTCCAACAAAAGGATTGAAAGAAGGTCCGTTTGTATTTGAACGGAATGGAATTTACTACATGACCTATCCGCATGTAGAAAATAAAATTGAACGCCTGGAATATGCCATTGGCACAAATCCGCTTGGCCCTTTTAAAATTGTGGGTGCAATTATGGATGAATCACCAACGGGCTGCTGGACCAATCATCACTCGATCATTGAATTTAAAAAGCAATGGTATTTGTTTTATCATCACAACGATTATTCACCCAAGTTTGACAAAGCACGTTCGATCAGTTTAGACAGTTTATCATTTAACGCAGATGGTACTATTCAAAAAGTAATTCCTACATTACGTGGTGTTGGTGTTACTGCTGCAAACAAACAAATTCAGATCGATCGCTATACCCAGCTGAGTGAACAGGGAACATCGATTGCATTTCATGATACGGTTAATACTTTCAAAGGGTGGAAAACGTTGTTTGCAGCCGCCGGAGCATGGATACAGTATAATAGTGTTGATTTTGGAAAGAAAACTCTGAAAACAATTACTGCAAACGTCTTGTCAACAAATGGAGCTGTATTACAAGTACGTACTGATGCTGTTGATGGCCCTGTTATTGCAGAAATAAAAATCCCACCAACTAAAGAATGGACAATTGTAAACGCACCGGTTCTGAAATTTCAAACCGGCGTTAAGAATCTCTTCGTTGTCTTAAAGGAGCATGGACTGTTTGAAATTGACTGGGTAAGGTTTCAGTAG
- a CDS encoding NUDIX hydrolase, whose translation MSRYPDQARVFLAVDCIVFGFDGKQLKILLVQRALEPEMGSWSLMGGFVFANENVEQAAARVLHTRTGLSNVYLEELSTFSEPGRDPVERTVSVAFFALIDINKYKKQITDDFHAEWFDINKHPKLIFDHKQMVAKAKARLRYKSAFHPILFELLPAKFTLPQLKSLYEEVYNIEMDNRNFSRKILSMNLLEKLNEKDKENSKRGAWYYKMNSKKYKANFHAVATIIPNPDIYYS comes from the coding sequence ATGAGCCGTTATCCTGACCAAGCCAGGGTTTTCTTAGCTGTCGACTGTATCGTCTTTGGCTTTGATGGAAAGCAATTAAAAATACTCCTTGTACAGCGGGCACTGGAACCGGAAATGGGCAGCTGGAGTTTAATGGGCGGATTTGTCTTTGCCAACGAAAATGTTGAGCAGGCAGCTGCACGTGTGCTACACACACGCACGGGTTTATCGAATGTCTATTTAGAAGAATTATCAACCTTTAGTGAGCCGGGCCGTGACCCTGTTGAACGAACAGTTTCAGTAGCCTTCTTTGCGTTGATCGATATCAATAAGTATAAAAAACAAATTACCGACGATTTCCATGCAGAATGGTTTGATATCAATAAGCACCCAAAACTCATTTTCGACCATAAACAAATGGTAGCGAAAGCCAAAGCTAGGTTACGCTACAAATCTGCTTTCCACCCCATCCTGTTTGAATTACTTCCTGCGAAATTCACTTTACCTCAATTGAAAAGTCTGTATGAAGAAGTATATAATATTGAAATGGACAACCGCAACTTCAGCAGGAAAATACTTTCGATGAACCTGTTGGAAAAATTGAATGAAAAGGATAAGGAAAACTCAAAAAGAGGTGCATGGTACTATAAAATGAACAGCAAGAAATACAAAGCGAACTTTCATGCTGTTGCAACGATTATCCCAAATCCGGATATCTATTACTCGTAA
- the galK gene encoding galactokinase gives MKEKLKAQFIEQYQTEPSVIVRSPGRVNIIGEHTDYNEGFVLPAAIDKAAYIALSLRDDDEIHLTASDLNETFSTTVAELKPVGDISWPNYILGSAAQFIKRGVKLPGFNAILSSDVPIGAGLSSSAAVECATVYALNELLQTNIDRVAMVEMAQKAEHEYAGVMCGIMDQFASMMGKKDHVIKLDCRSLAYEYVPFKLDGIKILLLNTNVKHSLASSEYNTRRNECTQAVDWIKIHHPEVTSLRHATIAMLNEHVLPKDKTIDDRSRFVVEEIERLITGCADLQKGDIAALGKKMFATHDGLSKMYEVSCKELDFLVDFVRNRPEVIGARMMGGGFGGCTINLVKESAIEELVKAIKPAYESEMGLQLDYYIASIENGTEII, from the coding sequence ATGAAAGAAAAATTAAAGGCTCAATTTATTGAGCAGTATCAAACAGAGCCTTCTGTTATTGTACGTTCTCCCGGTCGTGTAAACATTATTGGTGAACACACAGATTATAACGAAGGTTTTGTATTACCCGCAGCAATTGATAAAGCTGCTTACATTGCTTTATCTCTTCGTGATGATGATGAAATTCATCTTACTGCTTCCGATCTTAATGAAACATTCTCTACAACTGTTGCAGAGTTAAAACCGGTTGGCGATATCAGCTGGCCCAACTATATTCTCGGTTCGGCAGCGCAATTCATAAAGCGTGGAGTTAAGTTACCGGGATTCAATGCTATTCTTTCAAGTGATGTGCCGATAGGTGCAGGTTTATCTTCATCTGCAGCGGTTGAATGTGCAACGGTATATGCATTGAACGAATTGCTGCAAACAAATATCGATCGAGTTGCAATGGTGGAGATGGCACAAAAAGCCGAACATGAATATGCCGGTGTAATGTGTGGTATCATGGATCAGTTTGCATCAATGATGGGAAAGAAAGATCATGTGATAAAACTTGATTGCCGTTCGTTAGCTTATGAATATGTTCCGTTTAAACTTGACGGAATAAAGATCTTGTTGCTGAATACAAACGTAAAGCATTCTCTTGCTTCATCTGAATATAACACAAGACGCAATGAATGTACACAGGCAGTTGATTGGATAAAAATTCATCACCCTGAAGTAACATCGCTGAGGCATGCAACCATCGCAATGTTAAATGAACATGTGTTACCGAAAGATAAAACCATTGATGATCGCAGCCGTTTTGTTGTGGAAGAGATCGAACGCTTGATTACAGGTTGTGCCGATCTTCAGAAAGGTGATATTGCAGCACTAGGCAAAAAAATGTTTGCCACACATGATGGTCTCAGCAAAATGTATGAAGTGAGTTGTAAAGAACTCGACTTCCTGGTTGATTTTGTTCGTAACCGTCCGGAAGTAATTGGTGCACGCATGATGGGGGGTGGTTTTGGTGGCTGCACCATCAACCTGGTAAAAGAATCTGCTATTGAAGAATTGGTCAAGGCAATTAAACCGGCTTACGAATCTGAAATGGGTTTACAACTCGATTATTACATCGCTTCTATTGAAAATGGAACAGAAATTATATAA
- a CDS encoding UDP-glucose--hexose-1-phosphate uridylyltransferase, with amino-acid sequence MFDSKEHSHTRLNILTGDWILVSPHRMKRPWQGKVETVPADNRPSYDPTCYLCPGNKRSDGSMNPAYTDAYVFVNDFSALLPETPDGGESDQGLLVSKSETGICKVICFSPDHSLTLPVMQEDAIVKVIHLWKQEFEELSKHKHIRYIQIFENKGEIMGCSNPHPHGQIWASSSLPLELTKETTQQKKYYTQHGKSLLSAYLDLELEKQERIVVENEHFVALVPYWAVWPYETMIISKRHVQTILQFTPEEEKAFAAILKQLTTRYDNLFNISFPYSGGMHQAPVNDGEDHAEWHWHMHFYPPLLRSATVKKFMVGYEMLANPQRDITPEAAAATLQQLSEIHYSLR; translated from the coding sequence ATGTTTGACAGTAAAGAACATTCACACACACGTTTAAACATTCTTACAGGCGACTGGATACTTGTTTCACCACATCGCATGAAACGTCCATGGCAAGGTAAAGTTGAAACAGTGCCGGCTGATAACAGACCTTCATACGATCCTACCTGTTATCTCTGCCCGGGAAATAAACGTTCTGACGGAAGTATGAATCCTGCTTATACAGATGCATATGTTTTCGTCAATGATTTCTCTGCGTTGTTACCTGAAACACCGGATGGCGGAGAAAGCGATCAGGGCTTACTTGTCAGCAAAAGTGAAACAGGTATTTGTAAAGTCATTTGTTTTTCGCCTGATCATAGTCTCACGCTTCCTGTGATGCAGGAGGATGCAATCGTAAAAGTGATCCATTTGTGGAAGCAGGAGTTTGAAGAACTTTCTAAGCATAAGCACATCAGGTATATCCAGATATTTGAAAATAAAGGTGAGATCATGGGTTGCAGTAATCCGCATCCGCATGGACAAATATGGGCTTCATCTTCGTTGCCATTGGAACTCACAAAAGAAACCACGCAACAAAAAAAATATTACACACAACACGGAAAGAGTTTGTTAAGCGCCTACCTCGATCTTGAGTTGGAAAAACAAGAACGTATTGTTGTGGAAAATGAACATTTTGTGGCACTGGTTCCATATTGGGCAGTGTGGCCTTATGAAACAATGATCATCAGCAAACGTCATGTGCAAACTATTTTGCAATTCACTCCTGAAGAAGAAAAAGCATTTGCTGCTATTTTGAAGCAACTTACTACCAGGTATGATAACCTGTTCAATATCTCTTTCCCTTATAGCGGAGGTATGCACCAGGCTCCTGTAAATGATGGTGAAGATCATGCCGAATGGCATTGGCACATGCATTTTTATCCGCCTTTATTGCGAAGTGCAACGGTTAAGAAATTCATGGTTGGTTATGAAATGCTGGCGAATCCGCAACGGGATATTACACCAGAAGCAGCCGCTGCCACTTTGCAGCAGTTATCTGAAATTCATTATTCGCTTCGTTAG
- the nagB gene encoding glucosamine-6-phosphate deaminase, whose translation MARKTASIDLLDSFEKIPTKIFTDAKEGSAYAASQIAALIREKQSKNEKCVLGLATGSTPKSLYAELVRMHKEEGLSFKNVITFNLDEYYPIEPDAIQSYHRFMKQQLFDKIDIDQSNCHIPDGTTAKENIKQHCSAYEQKIADAGGVDLQVLGIGVNGHIGFNEPGSSVYTKTRLTTLTNSTRLANSYEFANISEVPRLAITMGIGTILKAKKIILMAWGPTKAPVIQQSVEGDDTEHVPASLLQNHDDVTFVIDEMAAAELTRYKSPWLTGECEWTDKMIKRAVVNMALKLNKPVLSLTNTDYNEYGLSDLLVEKGDAYEINLQVYYMLRDSITGWPGGKPNAVIPNHPERSNPYPKKVILFSPHPDDDIISMGGTFQRLHDQGHEVHVAYQTSGNIAVTDEFVTRFLDFAVGFEQMFGIDADKSKKILSEARGYLEKKKSNEVDTQAIREIKGLIRRCEAAATCRYVGLKEGQWHFQNLPFYETGTVEKNPMGEEDVRLTMELFRKIKPQQVYCAGDFADPHGTHLVCFNVVLESLRRIKADGDEWINDCWLWLYKGAWQEWNMEEIEMAIPMSPEQVMKKRFGIFIHQSQKDMVPFQGSDSREFWQRAEERNAATADLYGKLGLTQYAAMEAFVRWHY comes from the coding sequence ATGGCCAGAAAGACTGCTTCCATAGATCTGCTCGATAGTTTTGAGAAAATCCCTACCAAGATTTTTACTGATGCAAAAGAAGGTTCAGCCTATGCTGCATCACAGATCGCTGCATTAATTCGTGAAAAACAGTCGAAGAATGAAAAATGTGTGCTTGGTCTGGCTACAGGCTCAACTCCAAAATCATTGTATGCTGAACTGGTGCGCATGCACAAAGAAGAAGGACTCAGCTTTAAGAATGTAATTACATTCAATCTCGATGAATATTATCCCATCGAACCTGATGCCATCCAGAGCTATCATCGTTTTATGAAACAGCAGTTGTTTGATAAAATTGATATTGATCAGAGCAACTGTCATATTCCTGACGGTACAACAGCCAAAGAAAATATCAAACAACATTGCTCTGCTTACGAACAAAAGATTGCAGATGCGGGTGGGGTTGACTTACAGGTTTTAGGTATTGGTGTGAACGGCCACATTGGATTTAACGAACCGGGTTCGAGTGTTTACACCAAAACAAGATTGACTACACTCACCAACTCTACACGATTAGCAAACAGCTACGAGTTTGCCAATATCAGTGAAGTGCCACGTTTGGCCATCACAATGGGTATTGGTACAATTCTGAAAGCAAAGAAAATTATACTCATGGCATGGGGCCCTACAAAAGCTCCGGTTATTCAGCAATCAGTTGAAGGTGATGATACAGAACATGTGCCTGCTTCTTTATTGCAGAATCACGATGATGTAACATTTGTAATTGATGAGATGGCTGCGGCTGAGCTTACCCGTTATAAAAGTCCATGGCTTACCGGTGAATGTGAGTGGACGGATAAGATGATCAAGCGTGCGGTGGTGAACATGGCACTTAAGCTCAATAAGCCAGTCTTAAGTTTAACCAATACAGATTATAACGAATACGGTTTAAGTGATCTGCTGGTAGAGAAGGGTGATGCATATGAAATTAACCTGCAGGTTTATTATATGTTGCGTGACAGTATTACGGGCTGGCCCGGCGGTAAACCCAATGCGGTAATACCAAATCATCCTGAGCGCAGCAATCCTTACCCCAAAAAAGTGATCTTGTTTTCGCCTCATCCTGATGATGATATTATTTCGATGGGTGGAACCTTCCAGCGTTTACACGATCAGGGACATGAGGTGCATGTTGCTTATCAAACAAGCGGCAACATTGCAGTAACTGATGAATTTGTTACACGCTTCCTCGATTTTGCAGTGGGCTTTGAGCAGATGTTTGGTATTGATGCCGATAAATCGAAGAAGATATTAAGCGAAGCAAGAGGCTATCTTGAAAAGAAAAAGTCGAATGAAGTTGATACGCAGGCAATACGTGAGATAAAAGGATTGATCCGCCGTTGTGAAGCAGCAGCCACCTGTCGTTATGTTGGATTGAAAGAAGGGCAATGGCATTTTCAAAACCTTCCTTTCTATGAAACAGGTACCGTTGAGAAAAATCCGATGGGTGAAGAAGATGTAAGATTAACCATGGAGCTGTTCCGAAAAATAAAACCACAACAGGTGTATTGTGCAGGGGACTTTGCAGATCCCCATGGAACACATCTTGTATGCTTCAACGTTGTGCTTGAATCTTTGAGAAGAATTAAAGCCGATGGTGATGAGTGGATCAACGATTGCTGGTTGTGGTTATACAAAGGCGCATGGCAGGAGTGGAACATGGAAGAAATTGAAATGGCCATCCCCATGAGTCCTGAACAGGTGATGAAGAAACGCTTCGGCATTTTTATTCATCAATCACAAAAAGACATGGTGCCGTTCCAGGGTAGCGACAGTCGTGAGTTTTGGCAACGTGCTGAAGAACGCAATGCAGCCACTGCTGATCTGTATGGTAAGCTTGGCTTAACACAGTATGCAGCTATGGAAGCATTTGTGAGGTGGCACTATTAA
- a CDS encoding UbiD family decarboxylase, translating into MAYSSLEECLLDLERNGHLVRIKEEVDPHLEMAAVHLRVYEAKGPALLFENVKGSKYRAASNIFGTLDRSKFIFRDTLQSVQKLIELKGDPMKALKSPIQNLSTGLAALKALPKKQSSFSFDKIQVSDLPLIQHWPMDGGAFVTLPQVYTEDADKPGIMKSNLGMYRIQLSGNEYELNKEIGLHYQLHRGIGIHQTKANAKGQPLKVSCFVGGPPSHTLSAVMPLPEGISEMTFAGVLGGRRFRYAYDALGNAISTDADFVITGEVDPLQNKPEGPFGDHLGYYSLTHPFPLMKVNNVYAKKNAIWAFTVVGRPPQEDTSFGELIHELTGNAIPQEVPGLKEVHAVDAAGVHPLLLAIGSERYTPYMPTKQPAELLTIANHVLGTGQLSLAKFLFITADESNQLHTHQVQPYLEYIFERIDLTRDLHFHTNTTIDTLDYSGTGLNSGSKLVLAAYGDKKRELCREVPSALKELQQFENPQLCMPGVVALQTKKFTTYEEAVKEMEMLNGQLSIVNGELNTVAQIIVCDDSSFTAATLKNYLWVTYTRCNPSHDVYGIDSFITHKHWGCRGPVVFDVRMKPHNAPALEKDPAVENKIDRLFAKGGSLEGIG; encoded by the coding sequence ATGGCATACAGCTCACTCGAAGAATGTTTACTTGATCTTGAACGGAACGGTCATCTTGTTCGTATTAAAGAAGAAGTAGATCCGCACCTGGAAATGGCGGCTGTTCATCTCCGTGTGTACGAAGCAAAAGGCCCTGCACTTTTGTTTGAAAATGTGAAAGGATCAAAATACCGTGCTGCTTCCAATATCTTCGGCACACTCGATCGCAGTAAATTCATCTTTCGTGACACATTGCAATCAGTGCAAAAGCTCATTGAACTGAAAGGCGATCCCATGAAAGCTTTAAAGAGTCCGATTCAAAACCTCAGCACGGGATTGGCAGCGCTGAAAGCATTACCCAAAAAACAATCTTCGTTTTCGTTTGATAAAATACAGGTGAGTGATCTTCCACTCATTCAACATTGGCCAATGGATGGCGGTGCCTTTGTTACATTACCACAGGTGTATACTGAAGATGCAGATAAGCCCGGCATTATGAAATCGAATCTTGGTATGTATCGCATTCAGCTAAGCGGTAATGAATATGAATTGAATAAAGAAATTGGATTGCATTACCAGCTACATCGTGGAATTGGTATTCATCAAACAAAAGCTAACGCAAAAGGACAACCGCTGAAAGTAAGTTGTTTTGTTGGCGGACCACCATCGCATACCTTAAGTGCGGTAATGCCCTTACCTGAAGGTATCAGCGAAATGACATTTGCAGGAGTATTAGGCGGACGACGTTTTCGTTATGCGTATGATGCATTGGGCAATGCCATCAGCACCGATGCTGATTTTGTGATTACCGGTGAAGTTGATCCGCTGCAGAATAAACCTGAAGGGCCTTTTGGTGATCACCTGGGTTACTACAGTTTAACACATCCCTTTCCGTTGATGAAGGTGAACAATGTGTATGCAAAGAAGAATGCTATCTGGGCCTTTACCGTTGTTGGTCGTCCTCCACAGGAAGATACCAGCTTTGGCGAACTGATACATGAACTAACGGGCAATGCTATTCCACAGGAAGTACCGGGATTGAAAGAAGTGCATGCAGTTGATGCAGCGGGTGTACATCCGTTGTTATTGGCAATCGGCAGCGAACGTTACACACCTTACATGCCCACCAAACAACCGGCAGAATTATTAACCATCGCCAATCATGTGCTTGGTACCGGGCAATTAAGCTTAGCAAAATTTTTATTTATAACTGCAGATGAAAGCAATCAACTGCACACACACCAGGTACAGCCTTATTTAGAATATATTTTTGAACGCATCGATCTTACAAGAGATCTTCACTTTCACACCAACACAACGATCGATACATTGGATTATTCCGGAACCGGTTTAAACAGCGGGAGCAAATTAGTATTGGCAGCTTATGGTGATAAAAAACGGGAATTGTGCAGGGAAGTACCTTCTGCATTAAAAGAATTACAACAGTTCGAAAATCCGCAACTCTGTATGCCGGGTGTTGTTGCGTTACAAACGAAAAAGTTTACAACGTATGAAGAAGCGGTGAAAGAAATGGAAATGCTGAATGGTCAGTTGTCAATAGTGAATGGCGAATTAAATACCGTAGCACAGATCATTGTTTGTGACGATAGCAGTTTTACAGCTGCAACGTTGAAAAACTATTTATGGGTAACGTACACACGTTGCAATCCAAGTCATGACGTGTATGGTATTGATTCATTTATTACACACAAACACTGGGGCTGCAGAGGACCTGTTGTATTTGATGTACGCATGAAGCCGCATAATGCACCGGCGCTGGAAAAAGATCCTGCGGTTGAAAACAAGATTGATCGGTTGTTTGCGAAGGGAGGAAGTTTGGAGGGGATTGGGTAA
- a CDS encoding DUF2452 domain-containing protein: protein MVQAYNFLASWQLFPEKCSYEFGETPKSGNCKIESVKNGAALMMSTNWVTHLNEAFYTSYNFVPDGALHPFENTEVAQQIRSEIPNSSTMIVELLTNGQVKVSATHEILSNGFLKITHQGFTPEYKRFTNVEVYHKQMSVLPYASSISGVAIRPTKEGVIRHQALTAMEEQTNMQLDQIKQQIELLARQAQEIVKRKELSLMIYDAKLNFRPVIGQVYHLYQKNDDSYLLSMVSPKEWGGTGPFKQFVASAKLLADHTWMEVS, encoded by the coding sequence ATGGTTCAGGCGTATAATTTTTTAGCATCATGGCAGTTGTTCCCGGAAAAATGCAGTTACGAATTTGGCGAAACACCCAAGAGTGGCAACTGTAAAATTGAATCGGTGAAGAACGGGGCGGCATTGATGATGAGCACCAACTGGGTTACACATCTTAACGAAGCGTTCTATACCTCTTACAACTTTGTACCGGATGGCGCTCTGCATCCGTTTGAAAATACAGAAGTGGCGCAGCAGATCCGTTCAGAGATTCCTAATTCTTCCACCATGATCGTGGAGTTACTTACGAACGGACAGGTGAAAGTTTCTGCTACACATGAAATACTTTCCAATGGTTTTTTAAAGATCACACACCAGGGGTTTACACCGGAATACAAACGGTTCACCAATGTGGAAGTGTATCACAAGCAGATGAGTGTGTTGCCTTACGCATCGAGCATTAGTGGTGTGGCTATACGTCCAACAAAGGAAGGTGTTATCCGTCACCAGGCATTAACAGCCATGGAAGAGCAAACCAATATGCAGCTCGACCAGATCAAACAACAAATTGAATTACTGGCAAGGCAGGCTCAGGAAATAGTCAAGCGAAAAGAATTGTCGTTAATGATCTATGATGCAAAACTGAACTTCCGTCCTGTTATCGGACAGGTGTATCATTTGTATCAGAAAAACGATGACAGTTATTTGTTGTCGATGGTGAGTCCGAAAGAGTGGGGCGGTACCGGGCCGTTTAAGCAGTTTGTTGCTTCTGCAAAATTGTTAGCTGATCATACGTGGATGGAAGTGAGTTGA
- a CDS encoding SET domain-containing protein, which produces MNFPIEVKKSKVAGKGAFALKAIPAKKKLGNMAGEIISYKEAQRRVKQQHAGELLMVEFDNDPVALDASINRNALSYINHSCDPNTYMRRAYRQVEFYSKRPIKKGEELTCDYGETHHDGKLPCKCGAKNCRGFI; this is translated from the coding sequence ATGAACTTTCCCATTGAAGTAAAGAAAAGCAAGGTGGCAGGCAAAGGTGCGTTTGCATTAAAAGCGATTCCTGCAAAAAAGAAACTCGGCAATATGGCCGGCGAAATTATCAGTTACAAAGAAGCGCAACGAAGAGTGAAACAACAGCATGCCGGTGAGTTGCTGATGGTGGAATTTGATAATGATCCGGTTGCTCTCGATGCAAGCATCAACCGTAACGCATTATCCTACATTAATCATTCCTGCGATCCCAATACGTATATGCGTCGTGCATACAGGCAAGTAGAGTTCTACAGCAAACGACCCATCAAAAAAGGAGAGGAGCTTACTTGTGATTATGGTGAAACACATCATGATGGTAAGCTGCCTTGTAAATGTGGGGCGAAGAATTGCAGAGGATTTATTTAG